The Lutibacter sp. Hel_I_33_5 genome has a window encoding:
- a CDS encoding alpha/beta fold hydrolase has product MNLKKVFNILQKISPKLAANIAYGFISKPKINKIKPFEKAIIKTAKTNTIQFKKFKIKTYAWGTAKRKAFLVHGWGGRASNFGAIIPVLIEKGYQVISFDGPSHGASTKKKTNFFEMSDLVKLFLQKDDYDIIITHSMGSVLAITAMSSLRYKVNQMILLTTPSRFLEFIGLAVTQFGLSTNTTKLLIDKIKKTTTYDPIKLKAIDLVKDITMENVTFIHDKNDKVIPIEKSKLVSSYIKNSKFIEIDGTGHFKMLWSKKVVELIKQKID; this is encoded by the coding sequence ATGAATTTGAAAAAAGTATTTAACATCTTACAAAAAATATCTCCAAAACTAGCTGCTAACATTGCTTATGGTTTTATTTCGAAACCAAAAATCAATAAAATAAAACCATTTGAAAAAGCTATTATAAAAACTGCTAAAACTAATACTATCCAGTTTAAAAAATTTAAAATAAAAACTTATGCATGGGGAACTGCAAAAAGGAAAGCATTTCTAGTACATGGTTGGGGCGGTAGAGCTTCAAATTTTGGAGCTATCATACCAGTATTAATAGAAAAAGGATACCAAGTAATAAGTTTTGATGGACCAAGCCACGGTGCCAGCACTAAGAAAAAAACTAATTTTTTTGAAATGTCTGATTTAGTAAAATTGTTTTTACAAAAAGATGACTATGATATAATAATAACGCATTCTATGGGTAGCGTTCTTGCAATTACTGCTATGAGTTCGTTAAGATATAAAGTAAATCAAATGATTTTATTAACCACCCCTAGTCGTTTCTTAGAATTTATTGGACTTGCCGTTACTCAATTTGGTTTGTCAACCAACACAACAAAATTATTAATTGATAAAATAAAGAAAACTACAACCTATGATCCTATAAAACTTAAGGCTATTGATCTAGTTAAAGACATAACAATGGAAAATGTAACGTTTATTCATGATAAGAATGATAAAGTAATACCGATTGAAAAATCTAAATTAGTTAGTTCTTATATTAAGAATTCTAAATTTATAGAAATAGATGGTACTGGGCATTTTAAAATGCTTTGGTCTAAAAAAGTAGTAGAACTTATTAAACAAAAAATTGATTGA
- a CDS encoding Crp/Fnr family transcriptional regulator, with protein sequence MSNYNISKPIEAYSNALKKVCPDLNTNELNFHTNKVKVIELEAKKNYLIAGEIQKSLGFVYKGLLRIFYIDKSGEEITITFIKENFYAADYSAFIEQKPSKYYIQTIEPCLLVNIPYHLIQESYSKYKSFEKFGRLIAEKHLNARQNRIESFLFENAEQRYLNFISHNKELLNRISLTHLSSFLGIKRQTLTRIRKVLATS encoded by the coding sequence ATGAGTAACTACAATATATCAAAACCTATAGAAGCGTATTCTAATGCTTTAAAGAAGGTTTGCCCCGATTTAAACACTAATGAATTAAACTTTCACACTAATAAAGTTAAGGTTATTGAGTTAGAAGCTAAGAAAAATTATTTAATCGCTGGTGAAATCCAAAAGAGTTTAGGCTTTGTCTATAAAGGCTTGTTAAGAATTTTTTATATTGATAAATCAGGTGAAGAAATAACGATTACTTTTATTAAAGAGAATTTTTACGCAGCAGATTATAGCGCCTTTATCGAACAAAAACCTTCTAAATATTATATTCAAACAATAGAACCATGTTTATTAGTAAATATCCCCTATCATTTAATTCAAGAATCTTATTCTAAATATAAAAGTTTCGAGAAGTTTGGTAGACTTATAGCTGAAAAGCATTTAAATGCCAGGCAAAATAGAATTGAAAGTTTTTTATTTGAAAATGCCGAACAAAGATATCTTAACTTCATATCACATAATAAAGAACTATTAAATCGTATTTCTTTAACCCATCTTTCTTCGTTTTTAGGAATTAAACGTCAAACATTAACTAGAATTAGAAAAGTTTTAGCAACTTCATAA
- a CDS encoding YrdB family protein: MNTIGSHPANLFLRFLLEIIALISLGIWGWKQSETSFKFVLAFGIPIILAIIWGVFAVPDDPSRSGAAPIITPGFIRLFIELAIFSFAVWAQNDMGWKQLSLIFGIIILAHYIISYDRILWLFSK, encoded by the coding sequence ATAAATACTATCGGATCGCATCCAGCAAATTTATTCTTAAGATTTCTATTAGAAATCATTGCACTCATTTCTTTGGGGATTTGGGGCTGGAAACAAAGTGAAACTTCGTTTAAATTTGTTTTAGCTTTTGGCATTCCTATTATTTTAGCTATTATTTGGGGTGTATTTGCTGTACCAGATGACCCTAGTCGTTCTGGAGCTGCACCAATTATTACGCCTGGTTTTATCCGCTTATTCATAGAACTTGCCATTTTTAGCTTTGCCGTTTGGGCACAAAATGATATGGGTTGGAAACAACTAAGTCTCATTTTTGGAATCATAATCTTGGCACATTATATCATTTCTTATGATCGTATTTTGTGGTTGTTTTCTAAATAA
- a CDS encoding DUF885 family protein: MKKILFVFLAITTIFTACNQEKKDTATTSENTFNQLLIDYNEGKLKLNPLNATFAGDNRFNDVFPNFLTDEYQQRLNDFYKSYKEKLTHFKDENLSESEQMSKVVLEWDCDIALAQASFKNDVLFPVNQMWTVNLNMGQLASGSSAQPFKTVQDYKNWLGRLDGYYNWTQSAVQRMKEGIKTGYVLPTSLIKKVIPQYKSLASVPTSSEGIKDFTKHLYYSPVNNFPSDFSNNDKNELTKAYTETLDKKLVPVFNEMYTFLNTSYLKAGRASSGISEIPNGEAYYNHAIKNYTTTNMTADEIHTLGLSEVARILSEMEKVKTQVGFKGSLKEFFNFVRNNKELMPYTTPKEIIDNFNAIHEKMKPQLEKLFGNKPKTPFIVKQTEKFREASASAEYNPGSLDGTRPGVFYTPIPDAKWYNVFSDEALFLHEAIPGHHYQISLTQESKVLPDFRKTLWYSAYGEGWALYTENLGKELGLYTDPYQYFGMLGMEMHRAIRLVVDTGMHAKGWTREKAIQYSLDNEAESEGSIISEIERYMANPGQALSYKIGQLKIRELRAKAKSDLGDAFDIREFHNQVLETGCIPLALLENKINNWIASQKQ, from the coding sequence ATGAAAAAAATACTTTTTGTTTTTTTAGCAATTACTACCATTTTTACTGCTTGTAATCAAGAGAAAAAAGACACTGCTACTACATCTGAAAATACCTTTAATCAGCTTTTAATAGATTATAACGAAGGAAAATTAAAATTAAATCCGCTTAATGCAACTTTTGCAGGTGATAATAGATTTAATGATGTTTTTCCTAACTTTTTAACAGATGAATATCAGCAAAGATTAAACGATTTTTATAAAAGCTATAAAGAAAAACTAACGCATTTTAAAGACGAAAATTTATCGGAAAGCGAGCAAATGAGTAAAGTTGTTTTAGAATGGGATTGCGATATTGCTTTAGCGCAAGCAAGTTTTAAAAATGATGTACTTTTCCCAGTTAACCAAATGTGGACGGTAAATCTAAACATGGGTCAATTGGCAAGCGGAAGTAGCGCACAACCTTTTAAAACAGTACAAGATTATAAAAATTGGTTGGGTAGATTAGATGGATACTATAATTGGACGCAATCTGCTGTTCAAAGAATGAAAGAAGGTATTAAAACTGGATATGTTTTACCAACATCATTAATAAAAAAGGTGATTCCGCAATACAAATCGTTAGCAAGTGTACCAACATCATCCGAAGGAATTAAAGATTTTACGAAGCACTTATATTATTCGCCTGTCAATAATTTTCCTTCAGATTTTTCTAACAATGATAAAAATGAATTAACAAAAGCGTATACAGAAACCTTAGATAAAAAATTAGTACCAGTATTTAATGAAATGTACACTTTTTTAAATACTAGTTATTTAAAAGCTGGTAGAGCAAGTAGCGGAATATCTGAAATCCCTAATGGCGAAGCCTATTACAATCATGCTATAAAAAACTATACAACTACCAACATGACAGCTGATGAAATTCATACACTTGGTTTAAGTGAAGTGGCTAGAATTTTATCGGAAATGGAAAAGGTAAAAACACAAGTTGGTTTTAAAGGAAGTTTGAAAGAGTTTTTCAATTTTGTGAGAAACAACAAAGAATTGATGCCGTATACTACACCAAAAGAAATCATCGATAATTTTAACGCGATTCATGAAAAAATGAAACCTCAACTAGAAAAATTATTTGGTAACAAACCAAAAACACCTTTTATAGTTAAGCAAACCGAAAAATTTCGAGAAGCTTCTGCAAGTGCAGAATACAATCCTGGTTCTTTAGATGGCACAAGACCTGGTGTTTTTTATACGCCAATTCCAGATGCAAAATGGTATAATGTTTTTTCTGACGAAGCCTTGTTTTTGCACGAAGCTATCCCAGGGCATCACTATCAAATTTCTTTGACACAAGAAAGTAAAGTCTTACCCGATTTTAGAAAAACACTTTGGTATAGTGCCTATGGAGAAGGTTGGGCGTTATACACAGAAAACTTAGGAAAAGAACTAGGTTTATATACTGACCCATATCAATATTTTGGGATGTTAGGTATGGAAATGCACAGAGCCATCCGTTTGGTAGTAGATACAGGAATGCACGCAAAAGGTTGGACTAGAGAGAAAGCAATACAGTATTCTTTAGATAACGAAGCTGAAAGCGAAGGAAGCATTATATCAGAAATTGAACGCTATATGGCAAACCCAGGACAGGCTTTGTCTTATAAAATAGGACAATTAAAAATAAGAGAATTACGTGCTAAAGCAAAATCTGATTTAGGCGATGCTTTTGACATTAGAGAATTTCATAACCAAGTATTAGAAACAGGTTGTATCCCCTTAGCATTATTAGAAAATAAAATTAATAATTGGATAGCTTCTCAGAAACAATAA
- a CDS encoding thioredoxin family protein, translated as MKLKLITLFFIASIFTTHVKAQETALRVLQDAITQAKVENKNIFIKYSASWCGWCRVMDKKIKSRSCKDLFDSNYVMVTLVAKESPKNKNLENPGAFELLKIHNGEKSGLPFWAILNNSGEMIKNSLNKNGRNLGCPGTKDEVLEFINILRTTSSLSEKNLKIIAEKFL; from the coding sequence ATGAAATTAAAACTAATCACTCTATTTTTTATCGCATCAATATTTACAACACATGTTAAAGCTCAAGAAACTGCTTTAAGGGTTTTGCAAGATGCCATTACACAAGCTAAAGTAGAAAATAAAAATATTTTTATTAAATATTCCGCATCATGGTGCGGCTGGTGTAGAGTGATGGATAAAAAAATAAAAAGTAGAAGTTGCAAGGATCTTTTCGATTCTAATTATGTTATGGTCACTTTAGTAGCTAAGGAATCTCCAAAGAATAAAAACTTAGAAAACCCTGGCGCATTTGAATTGTTAAAAATACATAATGGAGAAAAATCTGGCTTACCATTTTGGGCAATTTTAAATAATTCTGGAGAAATGATAAAAAACTCACTAAATAAAAATGGAAGGAATCTAGGGTGTCCTGGTACTAAAGATGAAGTTCTAGAGTTTATAAACATTCTAAGAACTACGTCAAGTCTTAGTGAAAAAAACCTTAAAATTATTGCTGAAAAATTTCTTTAG
- the htpG gene encoding molecular chaperone HtpG gives MSKGNINVSVENIFPLIKKFLYSDHEIFLRELISNGTDATTKLKHLISIGETKTELGDAKIEISIDEKKKTITIKDQGLGMTAEEVEKYINQIAFSGAEEFLEKYKDDKNDTGVIGHFGLGFYSAFMVAEKVEIITKSFKDEPAAHWTCDGSPEYTLVENKKKKDRGTEIILHVADDSKEFLEEGKIRGLLTKYNRFNQVPIKFGTKEVNDPDFTPKTTKDKDGKETTEPHKQITVDDIINNTNPAWTKKPTDLEKEDYDNFYRELYPMQFEESLFQIHLNVDYPFNLTGILYFPKLSPSMDMQKDKIQLYQNQVYVTDNVEGIVPDFLQMLKGVIDSPDIPLNVSRSYLQADGAVKKISGYITKKVGDKLASLFKKDRTDFEKKWNDIKVIIEYGMLSEDKFFDKAKKFALYPTVDDAFFTFDELIEKTKDLQTDKDGNHVVLYASNKDAQHSYIQDAKAKGYEVLLLDSPIISHLMQKLEGGDAKVKFTRVDSDFIDNLIKKDDTVISKLTDEEKETLKPIIEAAVPKETYTVQLEAMDSSASPFIITIPEFIRRMKEMQASGGGGMMGMGNMPDMYNLVVNTNSPLVSEILGTKTEKKQKRLITQAFDLAKLSQNLLHGEELTNFIKRSYELIK, from the coding sequence ATGAGTAAAGGAAACATTAATGTATCGGTAGAAAATATTTTTCCGCTGATTAAAAAGTTCTTGTATTCTGATCACGAAATCTTTTTACGTGAGCTAATATCAAATGGTACTGATGCTACCACAAAACTAAAACACTTAATTTCTATTGGAGAAACTAAAACCGAATTAGGCGATGCTAAAATAGAAATCAGTATCGACGAAAAGAAAAAAACCATTACCATTAAAGATCAAGGATTGGGTATGACTGCTGAAGAAGTAGAAAAATACATCAATCAGATTGCTTTTTCTGGTGCAGAAGAGTTTTTAGAAAAATATAAAGATGACAAAAACGACACTGGCGTTATTGGTCATTTTGGATTAGGTTTTTACTCTGCTTTTATGGTAGCAGAAAAAGTAGAAATTATAACAAAATCTTTTAAAGATGAGCCAGCTGCTCATTGGACATGTGATGGTTCTCCAGAATATACCTTAGTAGAAAACAAAAAGAAAAAAGATAGAGGAACCGAGATTATTTTACATGTTGCAGACGATTCTAAAGAATTTTTAGAAGAAGGTAAAATTAGAGGCTTATTAACTAAGTACAATCGTTTTAACCAAGTACCAATTAAGTTTGGAACTAAAGAAGTTAACGATCCAGATTTTACACCAAAAACGACTAAAGATAAAGACGGTAAAGAAACTACAGAGCCACACAAGCAAATTACTGTTGATGATATCATTAACAATACAAACCCTGCGTGGACTAAAAAACCTACCGATTTAGAAAAAGAAGATTACGATAATTTCTACAGAGAATTGTATCCAATGCAATTTGAAGAGTCGTTATTTCAAATACATTTAAATGTAGATTATCCATTTAATTTAACAGGAATTTTATATTTCCCTAAGTTAAGTCCAAGTATGGATATGCAAAAGGATAAAATCCAATTGTATCAAAATCAAGTGTATGTAACGGATAATGTTGAAGGAATTGTTCCTGACTTTTTACAGATGTTAAAAGGTGTTATCGATTCTCCAGACATTCCATTAAACGTATCGCGTTCTTATTTACAGGCTGATGGCGCCGTAAAGAAAATATCAGGATATATCACTAAAAAAGTAGGTGATAAATTAGCTTCGTTATTCAAAAAAGATCGTACAGATTTTGAGAAAAAATGGAACGATATTAAAGTAATCATCGAGTACGGAATGTTGTCTGAAGATAAATTCTTTGACAAGGCTAAGAAATTTGCATTATACCCAACGGTAGATGATGCTTTTTTCACTTTTGATGAGTTAATTGAAAAAACAAAAGATTTACAGACTGATAAAGACGGAAATCACGTTGTGTTATATGCTTCTAACAAAGATGCACAGCACAGTTATATTCAAGATGCGAAGGCAAAAGGATACGAAGTTTTATTATTAGATTCTCCTATTATTTCGCACTTAATGCAGAAATTAGAAGGTGGAGATGCTAAAGTGAAGTTTACAAGAGTAGATTCTGACTTTATTGACAATTTAATTAAGAAAGACGATACTGTTATCTCTAAATTAACTGACGAAGAAAAAGAAACTCTTAAGCCTATTATTGAAGCTGCTGTGCCAAAAGAAACGTACACAGTTCAATTAGAAGCAATGGATTCTAGTGCGTCTCCGTTTATTATTACCATTCCAGAATTTATTAGAAGAATGAAAGAAATGCAAGCTTCTGGTGGTGGCGGAATGATGGGTATGGGTAATATGCCAGACATGTATAATTTGGTAGTAAATACAAATAGCCCATTAGTTTCAGAAATTTTAGGTACAAAAACTGAAAAGAAACAAAAACGTTTAATTACACAAGCCTTTGACTTGGCAAAATTATCTCAAAACCTATTACATGGTGAAGAGTTAACTAATTTTATTAAACGTTCATACGAATTAATTAAATAA